The Coffea arabica cultivar ET-39 chromosome 6e, Coffea Arabica ET-39 HiFi, whole genome shotgun sequence genome contains the following window.
ATACCAGCACAAAAATTTAGCAGGATTTACAAACAAACTGATAAGAACTCGACTGATTTCACCTAGTCAAGCACCTAGTTGACTCTTACCATCTCTGATGGGTTTCGCGTACTCAAACCCCACAGGTCGCACTACATAATCCTCTGGCACCACAGGACGCTTATAGCCCAGTAGAGTCCATAAAAACAACACAAGCAATGCCCCCAAAGCTCCACATCCAGTGCCAAACATCAGCGCTGCAAGGATTCTCAAGGCACAATCACTTTTCTCATGGACCTTCGGCTCTTTTCTCCTCTCCACAAATGCGGCAGGATCCAACGGCTCCGAGTGCATCCAATTTGGAATACTCCTGAGCTTCAAGCTCCATGAATACAAATTACATTTATGTGACGAATTCCCACTTGCTGAGCTTAAGCTAAAAAGCACTTCAGCTTTGTCCCACATTCTTGACAAGTCAACGGTGTAGAAAAGTAATGGGTTTAGAGGTTTTATTTCACCTAATTTAGCCAACCTCACTTCTAATCTCTTTGAATTTGCCTCGTAATCAATCCAACTCTGCAGTTTCTCCCCACTGCTCAAACTCGAATTAACAGATGAAAAATTGCTAATTTTCACAGAAATAAGACTAGCTAAGCCAACCCCAACATTATTTCCATTGACATCACCGTACCTGTTATTCCTTGAAGTTTCAAATTCAACAGCAAGGAACTTTACTTTGCTCCCGGCAGCCAAAACTCCAGATGAGCCACCGTTAAACACATGTACTGGATTACCCATAGGAGACATCGCAAAAGCTAAACCATCCCCATTTTCACTTGACAAGGAAAAGACAAAGTTCATAACAAAAGACACCATCTTTCTTGAATTACGTTCAAAAAGCTTAATGGGTTCTTTATACAAGACTGTCCCAGCACTAGGAGCAACTGAACCAGATAACTGTACTGACTTATCATGGCCGCTAACAAACTTAGCATCACCATAAAAAGCAAACAGAGACTCAAAGTTTGGACCTTTATCAACTTTTTCGGAAGCAAAGGAGACGTTGAAGTCGGCATATACAATTTCGAAATACAGGAGGAGGAGAGCGATAGCTATCAAATACCTGGAAGCTGAAACGGAGGTCATTTCTCTTGACCTGAGATTGGAGGCTGCACTTTGTCCGTTGTTGTGGATTTACTGGGGAATATTCGGTGAACCCATGAATTAAAAATATGGAGATGAAGGTAAAACCAGTTGAAAGTTTGGGGAATTGAGAAGGGATGGAAGCAGGAGTGCTGGGTCGCACATGGACGTGGACTTGAAGGTTGGGAAAATTAAATACGTTTAACCACCTGGGTTCTGCACTGCAGCCTGTGttgggttcactttctgtggTAGTTGCTGACAAGGGAATATAATAGTGTGGGATCTTTTTAGGAATATGTCCTCGTCTTTTTCTCAATTTGCAAAGGTAGTCCCTGATCTGCACCTTTTGCTTTCAACTTTGGGGGTCAAATGGAAAGAATCTTTTACGCTCGCTTCTAAACCTTTTACTGGAGCCTGGAGGGCAGGTAGCAGAGAATGTAATAATTAATATTTGGGAAAGCTATATACTTTACGTTTTGAGGGGATCTATTTTACGAGTCAAAAACTGAGCAGGACTTGTGGAGTGGTAAGAAGACCACTGCAATCCAGAGGCGAATATAGGTTCTCTGCAATCACTACTCTGATTGCAGAGTGCAGTTAGTGTTAGTGCTGGAGATGTGTTATAGTCGAATTTGATGGAAGCAATTGATTGTGAAGTACAATCTGTAATGAGTAATAAAACTTCTTGTAATTTTACGCGTTGCTGCAtccccgtttggattgcattttctatcatttttcatgaaaaaattactatagcgatttgatatatgtgagagaaaaagataataaaaaaatgtaatCACGAAAAACGACGCAATTTTCTCACagaaaatgacaatccaaacacaacaatttttttttaacaaacgcATCGGCATCACTGCCTTAGTTCtatatttgttattttagtatCTATATATAATATTGTGTTAATGTATACATTATTGTTCTCTACAGTGAAGACTGCCAAATCTTGAGGTTTTTCTTACCAACTAAGAAGATTTTCCAACTGCAAAAAGTGGGTAGGGTATAACAAATTATCCACTATCCAAAACTAAAGTAAAATGACGATTGCAATATGCAATAGATTTgagaaaacaaaatcatgatcGGTTGGGTATCCGTGTTGAAATGCTGGAATGaggaaaataaaagagaaaagcaaTCCTGTGTTGGGGACAGAAAAGGAAGAATTAGATTCTGTGGAGTGGAGGCCAACATCTAAAAAGACTCTTTTCGAGTTGCAAAGCGAGGCGCAGATAAATGCAACCCAAAGACCAAGCCCTGTTGTTTAATTGACAAAGCACCCTTGCTGTGTAGTGCACTGAgccaacacttttttttttctgggcgtggaaatgaaagaaaaacaaTTGTGCGCGTGCACTTTACAAGCTTACCTTTAGTTTATTAGGTATGCTTTtcattattatttgttaagactGAACGAGATAAATCAATCTACTGAACGATAATTGAATTAAATTTGATCAAGTAAAAACTCATCTAAGTTTAGTTCTCAACTGAAACTTTTAAATTTGACCCGAGCAACTTAcgtatacaaaattcaacttaCACTCGATGAAAGTTCGTTTGAGCTCGATTGGATAATTAAACAAGCTAAAATTTAACACAATTTGAACTCTTAAAAATTACAAGAGCGGAACTTTTCGTGCATTGCAGATTTGCAATGCATGCAAAGGACAGATACACAAAGCACGCGTCTTTATGCACACAGACACATTTTTGACAGCCATTGCAGAGAGTGGACCAATGCCTCGGAAGAAGACGACTCGCTGACACTCATACTACAACGTACTTTAACGAACCTTCCACGAGTAGCGGTTGTCTTCTTCTACTActactaattttttatttagagGGAGGGGCTAAGGGAGAGATAAGTAGTGATAACGCacagttatatatatatataaaaaaaaaatgttttttttcggCCCGAAACAACTATTAGACAGACATATAATAGAGCTTCATGTATGCATATAAAGTAATGTTTGGATTGTTTATTTTCGTCagaaaatattgtcattttcgtgatcacatttctctatcacatttttccctcacatatatcaaatcgctacagtaatttttccataaaaaatgacggaaaatgcaatccaaacataaCCTAAGAATCCTACTTAGTGCAACTAGTATATGTTCACTTGAAACTCTTTTATTGGTCAAGGAACAATTACTAAATATGTCTAGTTATAGTAATTGTTCCGAATCAACGATGTGTACATAGAGAATTTTGATTCTTTTATTGTTTAGGAAAAAATTATTAGATATATCTAGTAATTGCTCTGAGGTCAGAGTAAAATCAATATGTAAAATTGATATATACGGAGAGAATTTTGATAACCCAATCATCAACGTAGTTGGTACAACTTCAAATGACAGATGAGGCGTGGCAAAGATTCTCGTGAAACAACAATCGATATGTACTTTGCTGATTCCATGGATCGAATGTGCTCTAGCGGAGCTAGCTAGTACActtcaccccccccccccccaaaacaaaaaaaaaaaaattccaatttGTCGAGAAAAAGCCATCAATCAATTCCTTCTTGTCTGCTTGCAAAATCTTCTTTCCCCCGTGCCTTAGGGGTGAAATACTTACCTAATGGATACAAAATTTTTACACATCAAACATGCATGGAGGGCGGGTGGACAAACAGAGACAGAAATGGACGAAAGAAACTGAAATTGGCACGAAGAGATCAAAGTTATGGAATTGAAAGggagttgtttttcttttttttgggccagaggggaaaggggagaggggggggggggggggggggcgccATGGCGAAGTTGATTGCTAGCTTTGTAGTGGTGCTTGTTGATTTGTGAATTGCCATGGTACGATCACTGTTATAATGCTGTCACGCTAAAACCCCACCAGTACCATCCCCGCCCGATGGAAGCAGTCGTAGTAGTTAAGACACGAAGGAGGACATCAAACGAaactgccttttttttttgggggtccCCCAGGCTAGACAAGAGTGTAGATAGAACAAGGATTAAAGGCATATCTGTGAGTGGGCATGGGTTGGTAGTGATAGATCAAGCATCAATCTACAGCTAACAAGCATGCATGTGACCCTTTTTTCCCCAAGCTTCTTAATTGCATCCTCTTCAAAAGGGAAAGATGTAGCACGACTGCAAGGAGTTGCCTTTCTTCCAGAGATGATGTCGAAAAAGATCTCCTCTCGATTACCTAAAATTCCATTGCGTTTAAATGTTTGCAATTGCACTATGACAAATCACATGATCCACAGAAGCAATGTCTCCGTCAACTGCCTAGTAGAGGAGGCATTTCCATccaccaaattcttttttcgcCAAGATAGTAGTTAACGAACAAGGTCCTAGTAATTTATTGCCATATTGCCACGCTCTCCATTCCTTTATGTAGATGAGAACGCCAGGAACACACTTGTCCAACTCTCTCTTTTACAACTCTATTTGCACCTTTCTTTGAGAGAAAAGTTGGCCAGAGCCAGATCGACAATGTCTAATCATCATAACATAGCCTCATGCTTCAGGTCTAAAATACCAAATAGTACAGTCAACACAGCGAAGCGACCTCCAGCTTTTACTACAGCGTGCAAATAGAGTTCCACTTTCCACGAACTGGAGCAAATTAATTCACCAACCTAATGATGCAGGTAAAGGTGTACTAGCCGAGGTTTAGAGCCTTGGTCTAGTGGCTGCAAAGGAGAAGCCTTGTCGTGGTCATTGAATGCAAGTGTTGGGTTAAGGCATGAAGAAAACATGAGATGGAATCACCAATTGCGCACATCAGTCAATGATCATCCCGATGACTTATCCATTAGACCtcaaagtttttcatatacttCTCTAAGCCATTGTAGAACAGCAGCTTGATATGTTTCATCATCCACAACCTCAAGATAACCGAATAACGAAATAGCATAAAGGAAATCATTGAAGGGAACAATATCATATAGAACTTAGAATAGGAAAATGGAAAAGATCAAGCCCTCTTTCATCATCCACACAACCTCAGAAAGTCGAAGTTTCGTTCAATTTGCTTAATGCGTAACAAAGAAAGAACAGAAGAAGTTAAGTAAAAG
Protein-coding sequences here:
- the LOC113695287 gene encoding lectin-like protein LEC is translated as MTSVSASRYLIAIALLLLYFEIVYADFNVSFASEKVDKGPNFESLFAFYGDAKFVSGHDKSVQLSGSVAPSAGTVLYKEPIKLFERNSRKMVSFVMNFVFSLSSENGDGLAFAMSPMGNPVHVFNGGSSGVLAAGSKVKFLAVEFETSRNNRYGDVNGNNVGVGLASLISVKISNFSSVNSSLSSGEKLQSWIDYEANSKRLEVRLAKLGEIKPLNPLLFYTVDLSRMWDKAEVLFSLSSASGNSSHKCNLYSWSLKLRSIPNWMHSEPLDPAAFVERRKEPKVHEKSDCALRILAALMFGTGCGALGALLVLFLWTLLGYKRPVVPEDYVVRPVGFEYAKPIRDGKSQLGA